The sequence TGACGTGAAAACCGGTAGCCGCACCAAAGGCATGGTTCAGATCATGGATGGTTTATCGATTGGCGATACGGTGCTGACAACCAATTTACTGCGGCTCGATACGGGTGTTCCCGTAACTATTTCTACTGTTGACTAGGCATCTGTTCACAAGGCCTTCTCATCATTATTGAATCAAAATTTACCCAATCATGAGTTTATCGGGAATTAGTATTCAGCGGCCAGTACTGGCCGGAGTACTCTCTGTATTGATTATTCTGTTTGGTTTCGTTGGGCTTACCTACCTCGGTATTCGTGAATACCCCGTCACCGACTCGCCCATCGTTACCGTTACGACAACATATCCGGGGGCCAGCCCCGACGTAATCGCCTATCAGATTACCAAGCCACTGGAAGAGTCGATTGGCGAGGCCAATGGTATTCGGACTATCTCATCGGTTTCGCGAGAAGCCGCCAGCGTGATTACGGTTGAGTTTAACCTTGACGCTGATCTGGAAGCGGCTGCCAACGACGTTCGCGATAAAGTGACCAAAGCCCGGCGGCTGTTGCCCGGTGATGTCGATCCGCCCATTGTGGAAAAAGCCAACAGTGGTGATATCGTGATTTTTATGGCTGTGGAAAGCAAAACCCGCAGCATTCTGGAAGTCAGTAATATTGCCTCCACGGTCATTAAAGAACGGATGCAGACCATTCCGGGCGTAAAACGAGTGGGTATTGCGGGAGAGAAAAAATACGCCATGCGGCTTCGCATCGATCCGGCCAAACTGGCGGCTTATCAATTGACTCCATCCGATATTGAACAGGCTTTACGTAAAGAAAATGTGGATCTGCCATCGGGTCGTATCGAAGGCGACCGCAACGAACTGACGGTTCGGACGCTGGGCCGCCTGACCAAAGAAGACGATTTCAACAACATGATCGTCAAGCAGGAGGGTAGCAGCATAATTCGGTTCAAAGACATTGGCTATGCCGAATTGGGCGCTGAAAACGAGCGAACTGCCATTCTGAATAGCCTGAAAGGAAACTCGCCGACCATTGGTGTCTTTGTTGAACCGCAACGGGGCGCCAATGCCGTAGCGATAGCCGATGAATTTTACCGGCGGTTGAAAGAACTGCGCAAGGAAATTCCTGCCGACTATCAATTGACGATTGGGAAAGACTTTACGGAGCCAATCCGCGATTCGATCTCGGAAGTCGAAGAAACCCTGTTCGTCGCCTTTGGTCTGGTCATTCTGATTCTGTTCCTGTTCCTGCGCGACTGGCGTTCGACTATCATTCCGGTGGTGGCGATTCCGGTGTCTATCGTGTCCGCGTTCTTCATCATGTACATCGCTGGCTACTCGATCAACATCCTGACGCTGCTGGCACTGGTGCTGGCAATTGGACTCGTGGTTGATGATGCCATCGTGGTACTGGAAAATATCTTCGCTAAAGTAGAGGAAGGTATGTCGCCCTTGCAGGCTGCCTTCAAAGGGTCGTCGGAAATCTATTTCGCCGTTATCTCAACGACAATTACGCTGGCGGCTGTGTTCCTGCCGATTCTTTTCCTGCCCGGCATTACCGGAAAGCTGTTCCAGGAGTTTGCGGTAGTAGTGGCGGGTTCTGTATTGGTATCGGCCTTTGTAGCGCTGACACTCTCGCCCATGATGAGCGCCTATCTGCTAAAACGGCAGGAAAAACCCAATTGGCTTTACCGGAAAACCGAGCCGTATTTTGTGGCTCTGAACCGGGGTTATGAAAAATCACTGGGCTGGTTCCTGCGCTATCGCTGGGTTGCCTTTCCAACGCTGATCGTTACATTCGGCTTGATTTATATCATCGGAAAGCAACTGCCTTCGGAGCTGGCTCCGCTGGAAGATCGTTCGCAGATTAGCCTGGCCGTGATTGCGCCGGAAGGATCATCGTACGAGTACACGGAGAAGTACATGAACGAGATCGCGAAATTCTCGGTCGATTCTACGCAGGGTTTATTTCAGACGTATTCCATTCTGGCACTGACGTTTGGCCCGCCAGCTCCGGTCAATATTGCCATTCAGAACACCTTCCTTAAAAAGGCCGATGAGCGGAAAACCACCCAGGCGGATGTGTTCGCGACTTATTCCCGGAATGCACAAAATTTTAGAGGAGTGATGGTGTTTCCGGTTCAGCCGCCGACCATTGGTAGCCGTTTTGGGCAGGCTCAACCTGTTCAGTATGTGTTGCAGGGGACCAATCTGGCCGCTATTACGGAGGTTTTGCCCAAGTTCATGGACGAAGCGCGAAAAAGCCCGATCCTGCGCTTTGCCGATTCCGATCTGAAAGTCAATAAACCTGAACTGGTCCTTCAGATTAACCGCGATAAGGCAGCTGAGCTGGGAATTTCAGTTGTCGAAATTGCCCGTGGTCTGCAATTGGCGCTGAGTGGTCAGCGGTATGGTTACTTTATCTACAATGACCGCCAGTATGAAGTGATCGGTCAGTTGCAGCGTCAGGACCGCGATACGCCCTATGACCTCAAGTCCATGTACGTACGCACCCGAACCGGCGACATTGTTTCGCTCGACAACCTGGTTTCGTTCCGGGAAAGCATTAGCCCGGCGGCTATCTATCGCTACGATCAGGCTATTTCAGCTACGGTATCGGCGGGTCTGGCACCCGGAAAAACCATTGGCGACGGCGTGGCCGAAATGAATCGTATCGCTCGGAAAGTATTGCCACCGACGATCAAAACGTCTCTGGCGGGCGAATCGCGGGACTTTGCCGAAAGCTCATCGAGCCTGATGTTTGCGTTCGTATTTGCGCTGGTGCTGATTTATCTGGTTCTGGCCGCTCAGTTTGAAAGCCTGGTCGATCCGTTCATTATTTTGCTGACGGTTCCGATGGCCATGACAGGGGCGCTAATCAGCCTGTGGCTTTTTGGCCAGACCCTGAATATTTTCAGCCAGATCGGTATAATAACCCTGATCGGTCTGATCACCAAAAATGGGATTCTGATTGTGGAATTTGCCAATCAGAGCAAGGAAGCAGGATTAAGCACGCTGGAAGCTGCTAAAGTAGCCGCTGCTTCCCGGTTCCGGCCCATTCTGATGACAAGCCTGGCCATGATTTTCGGTACCATTCCGATTGCACTCACCGAAAACAGCCGCAATTCGCTGGGTACCGTCATTGTTGGCGGGCTATTGTTTGCTGGCTTGCTCACACTCTACATCATACCGGCGGTCTATTCTTACTTCTCCCGCGTGCCAAAGCATAAGGAAGCTGAGATATTAGAGCCGGTAGAATAAACGAGTTTTATCAACTAGATTTCATGAAACGAATTATTTATACGCTCCTGACTGTCCTGTTCTTTGCGGGTAGTCAGGGGCTAACTCAGGCTCAGGTTCGCCAGCTAACGATGGACAATGCCGTGAAGCTGGCGCTGGATAAGAACCGGGATTTACAGGTAGCAACGCTGGAAACAGCTAAGTCGGCTCAGAAAGTGGTAGAAGCGCGAAGTTATGCGCTGCCAAACGTAGCAGGGTCAGCCCTGTATCAGTATTATTTCAACAAGCAGGTTTCGTTTTTGCCCGGTAGTTTTGTTGGATTGCCTGAAAATCAACTGGCTACTTTCCGGGTGGGAGGGTCAAATGCATTGATCGGGGGCATTGCCGCAACACAACCACTCTTCCAGCCGGGTATAAAGTCGGGTATCAAAGCTGCGCAGATTGATGAGGCCGCTACAAACGAAGCCCTGGCCGACGTTCGGGCCAACATTGTTACGGATGTAAAAAAAGCGTATCTGGATGTGCTGATCACGCAGGAACAACTTCGGTTGCAGCAGCAAAGCATCGCCCGGAATGAACAGGCGCTGAAAGATGCACGCTCACTTTTGGCGCAGGGACGGGCCTCTCGCGTTGATACGTTACGGGCCTTTGTGACGGTCGAAAACCTACGTCCGGCCATTATTCAACTGACAAACCGCATCGGAATAACCAAGACCATTCTGAAACGGACAATGGGTCTGGATGAACAGGAAACCATCGAGTTACAGGATTCGCTGCGTTACGACAATGCTTTATTGGCAACTCCTGCTACAACTACGGATGTCTATTTCGAAGCCGTTCAGGCCCGGCCCGAAGTGCGTCGGCTGGAACTGGTCGAACAATTGAATCGGGAGCAAGTGGCCATACAAACAGCAGAGCGACAACCCAAGCTATCGGCAATTGGGCTAGTACAGTCTCAGTCACAGGCCAATAACTTTCGGGTTGATGAGTATAAGTGGCCCGTGAGTTCGTATCTGGGGCTGCAATTAAGTGTCCCGATTTTTACGGGTTTTCGCACAAATTCACGGATTCAGCAGGCGCAGATTACACGCCAGCAGACCGAAACGCAGGTGGCTAACCTGAAAGAAGTTGTTCGGGCGCAGGTTAAGATTGGGCTGGCTAATGTGGAGGAAGCGCGTTTACGGATCGAAACGCAACGGCAAACGATCTCGGTTGCAGAACTAGGCTACCGCATCACCCGCGACCGCTGGAAACAAGGTATTGCCTCACGACTGGATATGTCGGACGCTGAGCTCTCGCTTACGCAAGCCAAATCGAATTATCTACAGGCCGTTTATGACTACCTGACGGCTACGGTCAGCCTGGATAAAGTGCTGGGCCGGATCAAGTGATAACCCGCTGAGAATAGTCAATTTTAAGCAGGTGTTTTGGGCAAACTAGCCAGCGCTTTTTAATTGCCATTGGGGAACGTCGGTTAGTTTTGCCCAAAACACTTGCTATTTACTTTCCGATAAACCCTATGAAAACCACAGTAAAAGAACTTCGCCTAATTCTTACCGTCGACAATCTGGATGAACTGATCAGTTTTTACCGGGATACGGTCGGGCTGGAAACATCGAAAGAATGGCACGAAGAAGCCGGTAACGGTATTATTCTGGATGCGGGTCGGGCGTCACTTGAACTGATTGATGCCAAACACGCCGACCGAATCGATCAGATTGAAGTTGGCAAACGGGTATCAGGTCCAATACGACTGGCTTTGCGCGTGAGTGAACCGATCCCAGCCGCAACCGAGACACTCGTTGATGGCGGAGCTACGTCGGTTGCTCCGCCCACCACCGCGCCCTGGAGCGAAGTGTCCCGGGTTCAAGCACCTGATGGTATGCAGATTACATTATTTGCTACGTCGACGCTAGTGGACAAGTAACAGTAGCAAAAACTGTTAACACTACGGTCTGGAAGTGAGGTTCTGAGTGAGGTAATGGTAGGCTACTCACTCAGAACCTCTCTTGTCTTTTTGTTTATTTTCTGATTACTCGCTTGCTGGCCCGGACCCCCGTTTCGTTCAGCCAACTCACATAATACATACCCGACGGCCATACGCCTGTCGCAATGCGTACTGACTTCTGGTTCAGCACCGGCATTCGTACCATCGACTGTCCCACGTTGTTGTATACCCGAATTTCAGTGTCACTTTCGTCTGCTTCGATGGTTAGTTCGCTCTCGAAGGGATTGGGATAAGCCAGGATGGTTTTGGCAACCTCTGATTCCTCTATCCAGCTCAACGCCTTACTGACATCGACGCGTGCTCCCGTTGTACCATAATTGACAATGAGCATGGGCCGGTCATCGACATTACTTGCCTCACGGGAATGAAAGCCAGCATCACCTTTACTGTCGGCAACTGTGTTGGCCAGCCTCAGTGATACTTCCTGATTGCCGGCATTTAAGAGCCGCTGAAGAATATCCTTTACATCCCACTCCACAAAACCACTTGACACGCCCGACACGGTACTTATAAGGGAAGTGCTGGCTGGTCGATTAGACCAGATCAAGCCCGTTTCGGTCCAGAGATTGGTCGGTACAAACACCAATTGCCAGCGTGCGGAACTGACATTGGTATTGGCGTATTTAATTTTCATCCGTAGCTTGGCTGAGCTAAAATTAGCCGCAATATCGTTGAGGTTAAACTTGAGGTATGTCTCGCGCTTATATCCCGACGATGGATCGCCTTTTACAATCAAACTCTCTTCCGTGCCGTAATTGTTGTTGGCATAACTACCATCCCGGATGTAGGTATCAGCGATGGGAGCGACAGTGGTTGTAGGCGAGCTGGAACTGAGCGGAACCTCTATTTCGGTAATTGAGTTCTGGTCAGATCCTGCGTAAGTATGTCCGATTATCTTGACGTACTTGGCCTGTTTTACTGGAAACATAAAGCTTTCTAGATTGGCGGTTGTTCCATTACTTATCTTACCGGATAAAGCGGTCTCCCATGTTAATCCATCAAGAGAAGTTAGTACATCAAACTTATATTGGTGCAGGTTTCCCTCATAAAAGGCGACTTTGATGCTATTAATGGCACGTGCTTCATTCAGACACAAGACCAGATATTCGTTATCACCTTTGGCTGCCCATCGCGTATTAAGATTATTGTCGGTTACATTGGCGGGTAGATTACCGTCGTTCGATGTGGCATAGACCGGGCATTCGCCAAACATAGGAAGGTTATAATATTCCAGCTGGGCTGTATAAAGGTCAGCTGGGTAGAGACGAGCCGGGGTGATTGTTTCGAACCAGTTACCTCGCGCATCCGGCGTTTCTGATGGGCGAATTGTTCGTACGCCGACGGCAACGTTGTTTCTGGATTTGTCTGGGTCTGAACTAGTCTCATACTGATCACAATACTGCATATCCCGCTGGGCATATAGATTCCAATACGTTGTCTGTAATGAAATGCCCGTAGGTTTTGCCTTACCACCTGACTCATAAGGGCGCGATCCTACACCCATGTCCAGATTGGTAAATAGGTTATTTCGCTGATCATGGTTGTGATGGTCGATACAAAGGTCTTTTCCCTTTCCGTTGTGAAATACGTTATATTTTGAATTTTTCCCTTCTATCGACAGGTCATGCTGAAACTTTCCTTTTATCGTAAAACCCTGCAGTAAATTGTAGCCACCGTAGATGTTAACTCCATGGTGCCCCTGTTTGGTGGCTCCCCCCCTGATCGGGCCCTGGTCCAGCGTCCAGTTCTGAAGTGTAATATGATGACTGTCTGTTGCGATAAAAAGCCCCAGATCGCTCCCTGTTATGATAACATTTCGTACCCAGCCATCATAAGCATTTTTCGAAAAACCAATCGCGTTATACCCTCGTTCATGGAAATTATGGCCTGCCCATGCATTATCCGGGAAAGTGACAGTTAGATTCTCAATGCCCACATTTGAACACCCCTGTTGGAAACTAATTAGGGCCCCACTCCAGGACCACGAACTCTGATTGGTCGTCGTATTATAAAGTGGGTATAACTCCTCCAGCCCTTTGGGAAAAAGTAATTTGGTCGTTCCCTGCCCGGCTCCCCGGAGACAGATATTGCTTTTCTTGATTATCAGGCTATCGCTTAGCAAAAATGTGCCTGCCGGAATATAAACGGCACCTTCATTACCACACGCTTTAATGGCATTTCTGAAAGCAACGATATTGTCAGTCGTACCATCGCCAACGGCACCATAGTCGATTACATTTACCGATTGTACATAATCAGGAATAGGGGAAAGACCTTTCCGATAACCTGCTTCTGTGAAGTTCCGAATTCGGGCTGTATCCCGCGTTTCGCCCTTACGGCCCCAGAGTGTCGAATAGGTATCCCGCTGGGCATATACGTTGTTTTTTTCACAGAAAAGGGCAACTATAAGTACGGTGGTCAGATGAAATATTTGTTTCATAGTTATTTAGGGGGGTAGGAAAAAAAACTGCAGGTAATGTATTGTAGGCGAGGGGATTATGGCCATGATGGCCGGTAGGCTGTTCTATCGTGACACTCAACAGGATAAAGGCTAACCATAGCTCACAAATTATCGGGTCAATCAGTCGGTCGTTCTGCGAATTCAGTTTTAGTTTAAAAACAGAATTGCCTTTATCCATCAATAAAGTGGTGTTGTATATTTTGCCCGCAACTAGTTTTAGGTTAAGCCTAAAGCGATGTATAGAGTAACGCTTCGCCTGCATACTCCACGCTTTGCTTGTATCGATAAGAGCACCCATGTTTAGTATGGCCAAATGTGACACTGAGTAGTCTAAATTGGTTTATGACTAAATTTTCTTGTAAAGATAATAAAATAATAATTATTGTAACCTAATAATTTTATGTATTTATAAATACCTCATATCTATTGATTAGATAGGTGTTTGGTTCAACGGTTTGCCTGTACATAATTAGAAACCATCGTCTGCGGTTGCAGTGGCACCACACGGCGGACCGTGGCTCGAAGCGAAAGACCTGATTTTATTAATCAGAACCGTATCATTCTAGGCTTGCTTTGGGCTATCAATTGCTTCGCTCAGACCGCAGGCCATTTACCATTCAGGTCGCGAAAGATAAAGGCCTTCTCCGGCCAATTTTGGCGTGGTTCGGCTACGAGCAGCCGAACTATGTATACTAAATGGAAAATAAGGAGCGCTTCAGGCCGAAGGCTTGTAACTGAGCCCGGTTATGTGCAGGCGCATTGTCTGCTCGTAACGGGGGATGGTGTAGCCGCAATGAAGTGGGATCGACTAATGTCCATACCGAAGATGCTCATGGTAAACCCAAATATGGCTGGGCCATTTCGATAGGATTTTCGATATGTATATCAAGCGGGGTATGAAGTCGATTGCCCAGAAGGGTTTCATGACAGAAGCTTTATCATCGAAATCGCAGCTTTATAGCCACCATTAGAAACCCGGCGACAACTACAAAGACATTTTTAAACGTTGGGCCTACCCGCCGAAAGAGTACGCAAAATTTGTCACGCTGGTGCATGAATGGGTAAAACACTCGATAGCCCTATATGACTATTAATGTAGTCGTTCATAGTTAAGCAATGAGGTGATCAATCACCTCATTGCTTACTGCTCTGAGCCGCACGCAGTTTTTTCTTGAAAGCCGTGAAATCGGCTGGAGTATTACCGTTATCTGCATACAGATTCTCATAATGAACGATCACATTGTCGATTATGAAGCCTGTTGGTGTTTGATAGCGAAAATCTGCCCCACGTTCCAGCAATAGCTGACATACGTCCCACACCTGATTATTAGCGGCATAAAGTAAAGGTGAATAATGACCCATCCATCCGTAATCGGGGTGGATGCTATTTGGATTGGCGCCGTGTTCCAGCAGCACTTTCACTTTTAAGAAGCGATCAGTTTCGTAATCGATAGTCGAAAAAAGGATGGGAGCGCCATAACTGTTATGAGCGTTTGGGTCAGCACCCTTTTTTAATAATAACTCAAGAACCGCTGCCGAGCCCTGCCGACTAACCCAGATCTGAGTTGGAATACGGGCTGTATCGGCTGTTTGAGTCGTGGCTCCATTTGCCAGTAGTAACTCCATACAGCGCATGGCCTGTTCGGGATTTTCCTGTTCGGTAGCACGGAAGGTCGCGAAATCAAGCAGGGTTACATGATCCTTACCGCTTTCGTTAAGCCGTTGCCGAATGGGCGACTGGAGAAGCGTTTGCAGCCGGGGTAAGTCTTCTTTGGCAATGGCTGACGCGACGTCGAGCAGTGCCGCATCCTGGAAATAATATGAGCCATTGGCAATGGCTTCGTTTTTCTGCTTGTCTAAATACGCGAAGATCCGGTCAGAAACGAAGTTATACGATACAACCAGGAGGGGTAGCAGACCAACCGAAAATGCGGTTAGCTTCGACCAGCGGTAAGGAATGATATTTAGGCCAATAAGTACGGCCAGTAAAATACCGCCAAAGAAAATCAATCCTGTTTCCATACCGATTCCTGCCGCGTCGTTACCCCGACGGTTTATGTTAAAGAAAGAGAAAAGTAGAATGACACCGTAAAGGCATGCTAAAAGCCAATTACTGGTTGTGAGTGTTTTCATGTGTACTGCAAAAATAGACAGCCTGGGGCGAACGCTTGTTTCCTTTTATACGGACATTCGCGACTGATCAAAAGTAGACACGGCGGATGGGCTTAGGCTAGTCCGAACCAACAACGGGTTGTTTTGAATGAATAACAGGTAGACGAAGAAGTACAGTTGGCGACGTTCGTTCAATAGCAGCGAATCAGCCCGATTAATGCTGCGATTGGCTCGTCAGAAAACACATCAAAACGGCTGGATTAACCAGTTATCGGGAAAATTAACCAGTTATACATTCAGAACTGCCGATTAGTAAGTGAGACTAGGTTCGTCATCGACTGTGCTGCACTTTTGCTCATCCTCTTCAACCATTATGGCAACGACAACGATCCTTCCGCTACTTATCGCCTTTGTTGGCTTATTCTTTGGGGGTTTATCAATTTTTATTGGCTGGTATCTTTGGTACGATGGGCGCGATCTGCGTAGCAACGGACTGACCGTTACGGCTACCATTCTGAAAAAATTCAGGAAAGATGATCAGGGAGCCTGGGGGAATCTGGAAAGCTATTATGCGCAATGCCAGTTTCATGATCCATCGGGGCAGCCTAAAGAAGTTGATGTTTATATGCGGTCGAAGTTATGGTATCAGGTAAGTGAAGGAGCAACGACCCAACTAACCTATGTGCCCAATGAATTAGATGAGCCTTTGCCCGGCTCACATTTCAACTGGCAGGTACGCGGATTAGCCGGTATTGGTCTGATGGCTTTTGGTATGCTTTTGATTCTGGTGCTAACCTTTGGCGGCATTCAGGAGTGGCTAAGCTCGAATCACGCCTTCTGAGGTTAGCTAAGTTTGGGAATGTCTAATCGCCGGATCATAGCATTACAGAACTACTCCTGCCTGATCACTGGCAATTGAATAATCACCCGCGTACCCACAGGCTCATTGTTGTCATCGGTTTTGTCGATGACGACTACCCCCGATTCCTTACCGCTGCGTTGCGTGATCAGCTGTAAGCGCTCTTCGGTCACCTTAAGGCCAACGCTTTTGTGAGCTGAAACGGTTTTGCTTTTCAACTCCTGCGCTTTTTGTCGACCAACCCCATCATCGTCCACAATGCATTCCAGATGATCGCCCTGGCGATTAATGCCGACTGTAATGGTTCCCCGGCTTCGTTTGTGGGCAATGCCGTGCAGGATCGCATTTTCAATATACGGCTGAATAATCATCGGTGGAATGGATAGATTCTCCTGAGCCAGTGATGGATCGGTCGTTAAGGCAAAATCGAATTTACTGTTAAATCGCAGTTGTTCCAACTCCAGATAAAGCTGCAATTGCTCTACCTCGCTACTAATGGTCACCCACTCCTGACGTGAATTGTCCAGTATCAGCCGCATGAGTCGGGCAAACTTAACCAGATATTTGTCTGCATTGTCGCTGTCATTTTGCAGGATAAACAAACGGATGGCATTCAGTGAGTTATAGAGGAAATGTGGATTCATTTGCGACCGTAATGCCTTCATTTCTGAAGCGGCAATTCGTTCGCGAAGTTCACTTTTTTCCTGTTGCTCGCTGGCAACGCGTTTCTCCCGCCATCGGGCAATGGTTACGGTTAATCCCAGTAATGTGCCTAGTGCAAGTAACCGAAACCACCACGTTTGCCAGAAAGGAGCCTGAATTGTCAGGGGTAACCGATAGCCTTCCCGATTCCATACACCGTCGTTGTTGGATGCTATGATATGCAGGACATAATCGCCAGGAGGCACGTTCGTATAGCTGGCAAATGGTCTATTATTGGTCTGATTCCATCGTTCCTCAAAATTTTCGAGTCGGTAAGCATACTGATTTCCATCCGAGTTGTCGAAACTAAGGGCGGCCATGTCGAACGAAAATGTATGTTGATTCGGCTCAAGATTGATCGCCTGAGGAGTCGCTAAAGAACTGGTGAGTAGCTCCTGGTCATTGATTCGAAAAGACGTCAGGTATACAGGAGGAACAAACCGATTCAGTTTAATCTGGTCGGGTTGCAGGTATACTAATCCGCGCATCGCGCCAAAATAGAGCCGCCCGGTGGAGTCGCGAATCATCGATCCCGATTCAAACTCCGACGAAGGAATACCGTCTGCTTCGTCAAAAGCTGTGAATTGTAACCGACGGATATCAAGACACGCCAGCCCCCGGCTCGTGCTGATCCAAAGGCTGTCGCCGACTAAGTGAAGGGCTGCAATATCGTTTTTAGGTAATCCGTGTCGGGTGGTGTAGGTACTTAACTGCCGGGTGCGCTGGTTCAGACAAGTCAGCCCATTGTCGGTCCCCATCCATATCCGGCCATAACGATCTTCGACAAAATCGGTCACGCCCTCATCGGGAAGGCTATTGGGGTTATCGTCCTCGTGGGTATATTCGGCCAGTAGTTTCAGGTCCGGACTGATCTTGAGCACGGGCCCAAGGCCACCTACCCATAGATTGTTTTCGTTATCGAGGTAAAGGGTATTGTAGTTTTTGCCTGGTAATTGCCTGATTCGTTCGTCGTTAAACTGATTGCTGAACGTCTGGGTTTTCGGGTCATAAATCGTTAACTTCTCATTTGTACCGATAAAAACCCGGCCATCGGGGGCCTGAATGACATTGAATGTCTGGTGGCCTGCTACGAAATCCCGACGGGCTGGATTGAAAGCTGGATAAAGGGTTGGGTTTTCCGACGAGGGCAAACAACGGATGTGTTCAAATCGACTGGTCGTTGGGTTGAGCACATCGAGGCCGGTAGGTGTTCCGACCCACACGGGGCCTTTTCTGTCCGCCAGTATCGAATACGTCCAGTTGTTAGTAAGACTATGCGGGTCCTGTGGGTTATGTCGATAAAGGTGGTAAGTCCGGGTTTTAGGATTGACCCATAAAATGCCATCCCGTGTAGACACCCAGAGACAATTTTTTTGGTCCATAGACAATCGACTCGCATCGAGCCCCAACGTTGAGGCTGGCCGATAACTAATGTCATCGAAGAGCGAGTTTATTTTATTGATGGTTGGGTTAAACCAGCTAACACCGGCATCATCGGTAGCAACCCATACCACACCACTCCGGTCTTCAAACAAGGCTTTCACAGAGTTGGAGACCAGACTTCTCGGATTGGTTTCATCACTGACATAGGTTGAAAATAGATTTTTCTCGGGATCATAACGGTATAACCCTCCGGTGGCAACACCTGCCCACAATATGCCGGTCTTGGTCAGAAGAAGTGCCGTTATTTCCTGCTTGACGGGCGGCATCGGCAAATACCGGAACACGCCAGTGGTAGGATTGAGGACGGCAATGTGTCCTGTATGGGTCCCAATCAGTATTTCTTTTGTTCGGGGGTTCTGGATCATCGCCGACACGTAATTATGCGGTAATGACCCCGCAGCAGAATCGCTATGGAGAAACGTTTTGAACTGTTTCGTTTTACGGTTGTAGGCATAAAGACCAAACTGACTGCCAACCCAAAGAGTAGGCCCATCGATCAACACCCGGCGAATTGAATTGGCAGCCTGCCGTGAGGTTGAATCGGCTGGCATAGGCAGTCGTATAGCTTTAGCTGTGACAGGGTTAAAAGCAACAATGCCACCGCTGGTTGCCACCCAAAAAAGACCATCTGAACTTTCTACAG comes from Spirosoma aureum and encodes:
- a CDS encoding efflux RND transporter permease subunit, with protein sequence MSLSGISIQRPVLAGVLSVLIILFGFVGLTYLGIREYPVTDSPIVTVTTTYPGASPDVIAYQITKPLEESIGEANGIRTISSVSREAASVITVEFNLDADLEAAANDVRDKVTKARRLLPGDVDPPIVEKANSGDIVIFMAVESKTRSILEVSNIASTVIKERMQTIPGVKRVGIAGEKKYAMRLRIDPAKLAAYQLTPSDIEQALRKENVDLPSGRIEGDRNELTVRTLGRLTKEDDFNNMIVKQEGSSIIRFKDIGYAELGAENERTAILNSLKGNSPTIGVFVEPQRGANAVAIADEFYRRLKELRKEIPADYQLTIGKDFTEPIRDSISEVEETLFVAFGLVILILFLFLRDWRSTIIPVVAIPVSIVSAFFIMYIAGYSINILTLLALVLAIGLVVDDAIVVLENIFAKVEEGMSPLQAAFKGSSEIYFAVISTTITLAAVFLPILFLPGITGKLFQEFAVVVAGSVLVSAFVALTLSPMMSAYLLKRQEKPNWLYRKTEPYFVALNRGYEKSLGWFLRYRWVAFPTLIVTFGLIYIIGKQLPSELAPLEDRSQISLAVIAPEGSSYEYTEKYMNEIAKFSVDSTQGLFQTYSILALTFGPPAPVNIAIQNTFLKKADERKTTQADVFATYSRNAQNFRGVMVFPVQPPTIGSRFGQAQPVQYVLQGTNLAAITEVLPKFMDEARKSPILRFADSDLKVNKPELVLQINRDKAAELGISVVEIARGLQLALSGQRYGYFIYNDRQYEVIGQLQRQDRDTPYDLKSMYVRTRTGDIVSLDNLVSFRESISPAAIYRYDQAISATVSAGLAPGKTIGDGVAEMNRIARKVLPPTIKTSLAGESRDFAESSSSLMFAFVFALVLIYLVLAAQFESLVDPFIILLTVPMAMTGALISLWLFGQTLNIFSQIGIITLIGLITKNGILIVEFANQSKEAGLSTLEAAKVAAASRFRPILMTSLAMIFGTIPIALTENSRNSLGTVIVGGLLFAGLLTLYIIPAVYSYFSRVPKHKEAEILEPVE
- a CDS encoding CBM96 family carbohydrate-binding protein, whose protein sequence is MKQIFHLTTVLIVALFCEKNNVYAQRDTYSTLWGRKGETRDTARIRNFTEAGYRKGLSPIPDYVQSVNVIDYGAVGDGTTDNIVAFRNAIKACGNEGAVYIPAGTFLLSDSLIIKKSNICLRGAGQGTTKLLFPKGLEELYPLYNTTTNQSSWSWSGALISFQQGCSNVGIENLTVTFPDNAWAGHNFHERGYNAIGFSKNAYDGWVRNVIITGSDLGLFIATDSHHITLQNWTLDQGPIRGGATKQGHHGVNIYGGYNLLQGFTIKGKFQHDLSIEGKNSKYNVFHNGKGKDLCIDHHNHDQRNNLFTNLDMGVGSRPYESGGKAKPTGISLQTTYWNLYAQRDMQYCDQYETSSDPDKSRNNVAVGVRTIRPSETPDARGNWFETITPARLYPADLYTAQLEYYNLPMFGECPVYATSNDGNLPANVTDNNLNTRWAAKGDNEYLVLCLNEARAINSIKVAFYEGNLHQYKFDVLTSLDGLTWETALSGKISNGTTANLESFMFPVKQAKYVKIIGHTYAGSDQNSITEIEVPLSSSSPTTTVAPIADTYIRDGSYANNNYGTEESLIVKGDPSSGYKRETYLKFNLNDIAANFSSAKLRMKIKYANTNVSSARWQLVFVPTNLWTETGLIWSNRPASTSLISTVSGVSSGFVEWDVKDILQRLLNAGNQEVSLRLANTVADSKGDAGFHSREASNVDDRPMLIVNYGTTGARVDVSKALSWIEESEVAKTILAYPNPFESELTIEADESDTEIRVYNNVGQSMVRMPVLNQKSVRIATGVWPSGMYYVSWLNETGVRASKRVIRK
- a CDS encoding VOC family protein, whose amino-acid sequence is MKTTVKELRLILTVDNLDELISFYRDTVGLETSKEWHEEAGNGIILDAGRASLELIDAKHADRIDQIEVGKRVSGPIRLALRVSEPIPAATETLVDGGATSVAPPTTAPWSEVSRVQAPDGMQITLFATSTLVDK
- a CDS encoding TolC family protein, yielding MKRIIYTLLTVLFFAGSQGLTQAQVRQLTMDNAVKLALDKNRDLQVATLETAKSAQKVVEARSYALPNVAGSALYQYYFNKQVSFLPGSFVGLPENQLATFRVGGSNALIGGIAATQPLFQPGIKSGIKAAQIDEAATNEALADVRANIVTDVKKAYLDVLITQEQLRLQQQSIARNEQALKDARSLLAQGRASRVDTLRAFVTVENLRPAIIQLTNRIGITKTILKRTMGLDEQETIELQDSLRYDNALLATPATTTDVYFEAVQARPEVRRLELVEQLNREQVAIQTAERQPKLSAIGLVQSQSQANNFRVDEYKWPVSSYLGLQLSVPIFTGFRTNSRIQQAQITRQQTETQVANLKEVVRAQVKIGLANVEEARLRIETQRQTISVAELGYRITRDRWKQGIASRLDMSDAELSLTQAKSNYLQAVYDYLTATVSLDKVLGRIK